One segment of Deinococcus seoulensis DNA contains the following:
- a CDS encoding relaxase/mobilization nuclease domain-containing protein, whose translation MQKAKDAAQYYGHRPDKDGVRQYREGFNAGREDLSKHEVARFIEEEARKPESVYAYRMIMSPGAPMNEQQVKDWARSTLERHGISQYVAFAHAGEHAHTEHAHVHVMFMRQEKLERDDFKALRVVGDDESDKQLKAEKELDRQKVQENTRERLSQIELGG comes from the coding sequence GTGCAGAAGGCCAAGGACGCGGCCCAGTATTACGGGCATCGGCCAGACAAGGACGGGGTGCGCCAGTACCGCGAAGGATTCAACGCCGGGCGTGAGGACCTGAGCAAGCACGAGGTGGCCAGGTTCATTGAGGAGGAGGCCAGGAAACCGGAGAGCGTCTACGCCTACCGGATGATCATGTCGCCGGGCGCCCCCATGAACGAGCAGCAGGTCAAGGACTGGGCACGCAGCACCCTGGAGCGCCACGGCATCTCCCAGTACGTCGCGTTCGCCCACGCCGGTGAGCACGCCCACACCGAGCACGCGCACGTGCACGTGATGTTCATGCGGCAGGAGAAGCTGGAGCGTGACGACTTCAAGGCCCTGCGCGTGGTGGGCGATGACGAGTCCGACAAGCAGCTGAAGGCAGAGAAGGAACTGGACCGTCAGAAGGTGCAGGAGAACACCCGTGAGCGCCTGTCCCAGATCGAGCTTGGCGGGTAG
- a CDS encoding type IV secretory system conjugative DNA transfer family protein yields MTVNYGAFLVRIFGYSVAAFLIAYILLAGLPAWLLLWPPVIAVAGHVFALGRETRYQALYNAHWASQKEIQPLKSHFPLKNGVMLGFAYGHVFGIAPGTFGQRELGHVLVCGPSRSGKGLHLTSNLLSWEHSAVVVDIKGELFRLTAARRAAMGQRIIVLNPTGKGHRYDPFRELATDEAIRSVATMILDPDADGSNAAFGRRGTFALVAAIKAALILEQPVLPFIRRVTAQGLEGFCKELWRVDNPVVRESLVDFLREDPLKFDWDSVAGNKYLDNTWTGMLTKLQPLFSEGILRMTGASDFRALDLVSSPTTVYLVFMESELEYTGTAFRTLLLAMINTLIRHFDLNPDAQTLPLLFGFDEAGRLSIPKLDDLVSTVAGRGMVAMIYVQSIAQLEGAYGEAGKTTILDNTHTKVFYRPKDSETAEYVSGKCGQLMAEDLRNSDGTDGKVQQSVGVRPRELITADELQQWPAERCVVVTELPPVAAHRLAPWMLPGGAAALKMPPPELPTFPFDPKAAQLPSQLLKTQVSAPDDERVELSRQGTDEGAPEHTSSLLEPSDEQLLELD; encoded by the coding sequence GTGACCGTCAATTACGGGGCGTTCCTGGTGCGGATCTTCGGGTACTCGGTGGCGGCGTTCCTGATCGCCTACATTCTGCTGGCGGGTCTGCCGGCGTGGCTGCTGCTGTGGCCGCCGGTGATCGCGGTGGCGGGTCACGTGTTCGCGCTGGGCCGGGAGACGCGGTATCAGGCGCTGTACAACGCGCACTGGGCGTCGCAGAAGGAGATTCAGCCGCTCAAGAGTCACTTTCCGCTGAAGAACGGCGTGATGCTGGGCTTCGCGTACGGCCACGTGTTCGGGATCGCGCCCGGGACGTTCGGGCAGCGGGAACTGGGCCACGTGCTGGTGTGCGGGCCGTCACGGTCGGGGAAGGGTCTGCACCTGACGAGCAACCTGCTGTCCTGGGAGCACAGCGCCGTGGTGGTGGACATCAAGGGCGAGCTGTTCCGGCTGACGGCCGCCAGGCGGGCGGCGATGGGGCAGCGCATCATCGTCCTGAACCCGACGGGCAAGGGGCACCGCTACGATCCGTTCCGCGAGCTGGCGACCGACGAGGCGATCCGGAGCGTGGCCACGATGATTCTCGATCCGGACGCGGACGGGAGCAACGCGGCGTTCGGGCGGCGCGGCACGTTCGCGCTGGTGGCGGCCATCAAGGCGGCGCTGATTCTGGAGCAGCCAGTGCTGCCGTTCATTCGCCGGGTGACGGCGCAGGGCCTGGAGGGCTTCTGCAAGGAGCTGTGGCGCGTGGACAACCCAGTGGTGCGGGAATCGCTGGTGGACTTCCTGCGGGAAGACCCACTGAAGTTCGACTGGGATTCCGTGGCAGGAAACAAGTACCTGGACAACACCTGGACGGGCATGCTGACGAAGTTGCAGCCGCTCTTCTCCGAGGGCATCCTGCGGATGACGGGTGCGAGCGACTTCCGGGCGCTGGATCTGGTGAGCTCTCCCACGACGGTCTACCTGGTGTTCATGGAGTCCGAGCTGGAGTACACCGGCACGGCCTTCCGCACGCTGCTGCTGGCCATGATCAATACCCTGATCCGGCACTTTGACCTGAACCCGGATGCCCAGACCCTGCCGCTGCTGTTCGGCTTTGACGAGGCGGGGCGACTATCGATCCCGAAGCTGGACGATCTGGTGTCCACGGTGGCGGGGCGCGGCATGGTGGCCATGATCTACGTCCAGTCGATCGCCCAGCTGGAGGGCGCCTACGGGGAGGCCGGGAAGACGACCATTCTGGACAACACCCACACGAAGGTCTTCTACCGGCCCAAGGACAGCGAAACGGCGGAGTATGTCTCCGGGAAGTGCGGTCAGCTGATGGCCGAGGACCTGCGCAACTCGGACGGCACGGACGGGAAGGTGCAGCAGTCGGTGGGGGTGCGGCCGCGCGAGCTGATCACGGCGGACGAGCTGCAGCAGTGGCCGGCCGAGCGCTGCGTGGTGGTGACGGAGCTGCCGCCGGTGGCCGCGCACCGCCTCGCGCCGTGGATGCTGCCGGGCGGCGCGGCGGCCCTGAAGATGCCCCCTCCTGAACTGCCGACGTTCCCGTTTGATCCGAAGGCCGCGCAGCTGCCCAGTCAGCTGCTGAAGACCCAGGTCAGCGCGCCGGACGATGAGCGGGTGGAGTTGAGCCGTCAGGGCACTGATGAGGGAGCGCCGGAGCACACCAGTTCGCTTCTGGAGCCCTCCGATGAGCAGTTGCTGGAGCTTGACTAG
- a CDS encoding transposase: MQVALGDWGDARITLALDTTLLFKRWCVICVSLIYRGRAVPLSWRVIRHGSSTVGNREIYPVLASVQCLLVQLPQLEEVCIYADRGFLDHTLMDDFTTFRWQWMIRGKGPIHLFDQDGTSLGQFQSQLSQHGQLVVRHGVYVTGQKYGPVNIAAVRPFGQRDPWFIVTNKPCNAHIFAEYHQRTQVEEGFLDMKSGAFNLEDTRLDQAHQLEKLWCVLGMAYLMVVSEGTAATEEGKRREIDPHWTRGLSYAQIGLRAIRQALTRRTPVLERLRLSQACDPEPSRRRRSPFGWDVVQGFS; this comes from the coding sequence ATGCAGGTCGCACTGGGTGACTGGGGTGATGCCCGCATCACCCTCGCCCTGGACACCACTCTCCTGTTCAAACGCTGGTGCGTGATCTGCGTCTCCCTCATCTACCGGGGGCGTGCCGTGCCGTTGTCCTGGCGCGTCATCCGTCATGGCAGTTCGACAGTGGGGAATCGGGAGATCTACCCTGTGCTTGCCAGCGTCCAGTGCCTGCTCGTTCAACTGCCACAGCTCGAAGAGGTCTGCATCTATGCAGACCGGGGCTTCCTGGATCACACGTTGATGGACGACTTCACCACCTTCAGATGGCAGTGGATGATTCGCGGCAAGGGTCCCATCCACCTCTTCGATCAGGACGGAACGTCCCTGGGGCAATTTCAGTCACAGCTCAGCCAACACGGTCAGTTAGTCGTGCGGCATGGGGTGTACGTCACGGGGCAGAAGTATGGGCCCGTGAACATCGCGGCGGTTCGGCCCTTCGGGCAGCGTGATCCGTGGTTCATCGTGACGAACAAACCCTGCAATGCACACATATTCGCGGAGTATCACCAGCGTACCCAGGTCGAGGAGGGCTTCCTGGACATGAAGAGCGGGGCATTCAACTTGGAGGACACGCGCCTGGATCAGGCGCACCAACTGGAGAAACTCTGGTGCGTGCTGGGAATGGCGTACCTGATGGTCGTGAGTGAGGGAACTGCTGCGACAGAAGAGGGAAAACGGCGGGAGATCGATCCACACTGGACACGGGGCTTGAGCTATGCGCAGATAGGGTTGCGTGCCATTCGCCAAGCATTGACCCGTCGAACGCCAGTCCTGGAGAGGCTGCGCCTCTCCCAGGCCTGTGATCCTGAACCGTCACGTCGTCGACGATCGCCATTCGGCTGGGACGTCGTTCAGGGTTTCTCATGA
- a CDS encoding LysR family transcriptional regulator: MALNPEHLLTFVRVARLGSLSAAAEELNLTQPAVSSQLKLLTQAVGEPIFRRHRTGVTLTGAGEGLLVHAQALGRVMDGARTYVHERQGLETGTLRLAASSTIAASLLPAALASYHAQYPGVAFEIRQGNTQEVMGLLQAGQIEVALIEGPPGPLPAEWQVQVFGHDELVLVAAPDHPLVDSFPADTVLPLIWREHGSGTREVAEQALAHTRMVGSNRLELPGTEAVKEAVIQGLGVALLPELRVRREVQSGVLVRLPLDLPELRRPLSRVSLPLDQVSYATRSFLNGLETRLGMR, from the coding sequence ATGGCCCTGAATCCGGAGCATCTGTTGACGTTCGTGCGGGTGGCGCGGCTGGGCAGTCTGAGCGCTGCCGCCGAGGAACTGAACCTGACTCAGCCCGCCGTGTCCAGCCAGCTCAAGTTGCTGACCCAGGCGGTCGGAGAGCCTATCTTCCGGCGGCACCGGACCGGGGTGACGCTGACCGGGGCGGGCGAGGGCCTGCTGGTGCACGCCCAGGCGCTGGGCCGCGTGATGGACGGCGCTCGCACCTACGTCCATGAGCGTCAGGGCCTGGAAACGGGAACCCTGCGGTTGGCGGCCAGCAGCACGATTGCCGCGTCCCTGTTGCCTGCGGCCCTGGCGTCCTACCATGCCCAGTATCCGGGCGTGGCCTTCGAGATCCGGCAAGGCAATACCCAGGAGGTCATGGGGCTGCTCCAGGCAGGTCAGATCGAAGTGGCACTGATCGAGGGCCCACCAGGCCCTCTGCCTGCGGAGTGGCAGGTCCAGGTCTTCGGACACGACGAGCTGGTGTTGGTGGCCGCCCCTGATCATCCACTGGTGGACTCATTCCCGGCAGATACGGTGCTGCCACTGATCTGGCGGGAACACGGTTCCGGTACCCGGGAGGTGGCGGAGCAGGCGCTGGCGCACACCAGGATGGTCGGCAGCAATCGGCTGGAACTACCTGGCACTGAGGCTGTCAAGGAAGCGGTCATTCAGGGATTGGGGGTTGCGTTGCTGCCGGAACTGCGGGTGCGCCGGGAAGTGCAGTCGGGGGTGCTGGTCCGGCTGCCCCTGGACTTGCCCGAGTTGCGCCGTCCGCTGAGCCGAGTCAGCCTGCCTCTGGACCAGGTTTCCTACGCCACCCGATCCTTTCTGAATGGGTTGGAGACCAGGCTGGGAATGAGATGA
- a CDS encoding TDT family transporter: MTASPLFARQDSALTVVQAFTPNWFAATMGTGILALMLPHLPLPGTALLGEGLWVLNMVLLVLFTALSVARIALFPKDSLATLHHPVQSMFLGAVPMGLATVINGLIAFGVPRWGEGAAVLARDLWAFDALLSVGVGLLVPYLMFTRQDHALERMTGVWLLPIVASEVAAASAGLIAPHLDTSSATTLVYAGYVLFALSVPLALMVITVLILRLAQHKLPTPDLAVSMFLPLGPLATGALALLQLGEAAPRVLAAQGLGELAPVLTGLGLAGGLVLWGFGAWWLALATLTTLRFVRRGLPFNLGWWGLTFPLGVYTAATFGLGALTHLDVFTHLGHVFVVVLTALWGLVTAHTLRGVWRGELFGVPPLSRETGLPRP; encoded by the coding sequence ATGACTGCTTCGCCTCTATTTGCCCGCCAGGACAGTGCCTTGACTGTCGTGCAGGCCTTCACGCCCAACTGGTTCGCCGCGACCATGGGCACCGGCATCCTGGCCCTGATGCTCCCGCACCTGCCGCTGCCCGGCACTGCACTCCTGGGTGAAGGTCTGTGGGTGTTGAACATGGTCCTGCTGGTCCTGTTCACGGCCCTCTCAGTGGCCCGCATCGCCCTGTTCCCGAAAGACAGCCTGGCTACGCTGCACCACCCGGTCCAGAGCATGTTCCTGGGCGCCGTACCGATGGGCCTGGCAACGGTCATCAACGGCCTGATCGCTTTCGGCGTCCCGCGCTGGGGCGAGGGCGCGGCTGTGCTGGCCCGCGACCTGTGGGCCTTCGACGCCCTGCTCTCGGTGGGGGTCGGGTTGCTGGTGCCCTACCTGATGTTCACCCGGCAGGACCACGCCCTGGAGCGCATGACCGGCGTGTGGCTGCTGCCCATCGTCGCCTCGGAGGTGGCCGCCGCGAGCGCCGGACTGATCGCGCCGCACCTGGACACCAGCAGCGCGACCACGCTGGTCTACGCCGGATACGTGCTTTTCGCGCTGTCGGTGCCGCTGGCCCTGATGGTCATCACGGTGCTGATCCTGCGGCTGGCCCAGCACAAGTTGCCCACCCCCGACCTGGCCGTGAGCATGTTCCTGCCCCTGGGGCCGCTGGCGACGGGTGCCCTGGCCCTGCTGCAACTGGGCGAGGCCGCGCCGCGCGTGCTGGCCGCGCAGGGGCTGGGCGAACTGGCCCCGGTATTGACCGGGCTGGGACTGGCGGGCGGGCTGGTGCTGTGGGGCTTCGGGGCGTGGTGGCTGGCACTGGCGACCCTGACCACCCTGCGGTTCGTGCGCCGGGGGCTGCCCTTCAACCTGGGCTGGTGGGGGCTGACCTTCCCGCTGGGGGTCTACACGGCAGCGACCTTTGGCCTGGGCGCGCTGACCCATTTGGACGTCTTTACCCATCTGGGCCACGTGTTCGTGGTGGTCCTCACGGCGCTGTGGGGACTGGTCACGGCGCACACCCTGCGCGGCGTGTGGCGCGGCGAGTTGTTCGGCGTGCCCCCCCTCTCGCGTGAAACCGGGCTGCCCCGTCCCTGA
- a CDS encoding molybdopterin-dependent oxidoreductase, with translation MGTPQSFSLAQLTQDFEAVSVNAVMHCTCNSRSRFQPRRPGGQWGNGAMGLRDLLGKAGVKSGSVQVQFQSLDKGAGAPGSGGADYKKSLNVNDPVLDECIVAYAMNGQPLPMVNGFPVRLVVPSYFATYWMKPLSFIRILTKPDDNFWMATAYLQPDNLRGTTTPEAVKAKTVKFRPVGSMPVRSFIVTPDETVKAPAGLPLNVQGLAMSGRGAVTKVEVSTNGVVGW, from the coding sequence GTGGGCACGCCGCAGTCGTTCAGTCTGGCGCAACTGACCCAGGACTTCGAGGCGGTCAGCGTGAACGCCGTGATGCATTGCACGTGCAACAGCCGCAGTCGCTTTCAGCCGCGCCGTCCAGGCGGGCAGTGGGGCAACGGCGCGATGGGCCTGCGTGACCTGCTGGGGAAAGCGGGCGTGAAATCCGGCAGCGTGCAGGTGCAGTTTCAGAGCCTGGACAAGGGTGCGGGCGCACCCGGCAGCGGTGGGGCCGATTACAAGAAGAGCCTGAACGTGAACGACCCTGTATTGGACGAGTGCATCGTGGCCTACGCCATGAACGGCCAGCCGCTGCCGATGGTCAACGGGTTTCCGGTGCGACTGGTCGTGCCCAGCTACTTCGCGACGTACTGGATGAAGCCCCTGAGCTTTATCCGGATCCTGACCAAGCCCGACGACAACTTCTGGATGGCGACCGCTTACCTGCAACCCGACAACCTGCGCGGCACGACCACTCCAGAAGCCGTGAAGGCCAAGACTGTGAAGTTCCGGCCCGTGGGCAGCATGCCGGTGCGCTCATTCATCGTGACGCCTGACGAGACGGTCAAGGCCCCGGCAGGATTGCCCCTGAACGTGCAGGGACTGGCGATGAGTGGTCGCGGCGCGGTCACGAAGGTGGAGGTCTCCACCAACGGGGTAGTTGGCTGGTAG
- a CDS encoding RNA polymerase sigma factor, protein MVNLLELRVSSTSDTAHQRLIVQLQHGQDDALRELYDDLSGVTYRVCLRMLGTPEDAEEALQDTFVRLADRADVYEPSRGTVKTFVLTIAHHLCLERLRTRRARPQRQQEWEDDRAFDVPAPTARDSLDEALVQSALAGLPDTDRALLEAMFFGGYTHAEITTRTGLPLGTVKSRLRRALLKLRERMLP, encoded by the coding sequence ATGGTGAACCTACTCGAACTTCGGGTATCGTCTACATCTGACACCGCACATCAGCGGCTGATCGTCCAACTGCAGCATGGGCAGGACGACGCCTTGAGGGAACTGTACGATGACCTGTCCGGCGTCACCTACCGCGTCTGCCTGCGGATGCTGGGCACGCCGGAAGACGCCGAGGAGGCGCTCCAGGACACCTTCGTTCGGCTCGCGGACCGGGCCGATGTATATGAACCGTCGCGGGGAACCGTCAAAACCTTCGTGCTGACCATCGCCCACCACCTCTGTCTGGAACGGCTGCGGACCCGGCGCGCCCGTCCACAGCGGCAACAGGAATGGGAAGACGACCGAGCGTTCGATGTGCCTGCTCCCACTGCCCGTGATTCGCTGGACGAGGCCCTGGTACAGTCCGCCCTGGCCGGCTTACCGGACACTGACCGGGCCCTGCTGGAAGCGATGTTCTTCGGTGGCTACACCCACGCTGAGATTACCACCCGCACCGGCCTGCCGCTCGGCACCGTCAAGAGCCGGTTGCGCCGCGCCCTGCTGAAACTCAGAGAAAGGATGCTGCCATGA
- a CDS encoding anti-sigma factor domain-containing protein — translation MTRQPDRSSGDHPSDLLPEYVLGSLNTAQAVNVESHLLSCAVCRAEVGRLRDALFSLANDLPGVPAPAGSWEKIQARRGVVSPERLSAQASLPSAPSRWLPVWPLAAAVALIVAVGGYLQLGPAQPAATAQSSVQQWQQGARRLTLASKTGVPYGAMYVRSDGRALLVLDRQAAPGQVYQAWGRRTSGPRAGVPTSLGLTGGTVLEVSWRGYDSVGVSTEPAGGSPAPTHPLGRTRLPEL, via the coding sequence ATGACCCGTCAACCAGACCGTTCCAGCGGCGACCATCCAAGCGACCTGCTGCCTGAATACGTCCTGGGAAGCCTCAATACGGCACAGGCCGTGAATGTGGAGAGCCACCTGCTGAGCTGCGCTGTCTGCCGCGCTGAGGTGGGCCGGCTGCGTGACGCCCTGTTCTCACTGGCCAACGATTTGCCCGGCGTCCCAGCGCCAGCAGGGAGCTGGGAGAAGATTCAGGCCCGGCGGGGCGTGGTGTCTCCTGAACGTCTGTCCGCACAGGCGTCACTGCCCTCGGCCCCTTCCAGGTGGCTTCCAGTCTGGCCTCTGGCTGCAGCCGTCGCTCTGATCGTGGCGGTCGGGGGGTACCTCCAGCTCGGTCCGGCCCAGCCTGCGGCGACCGCTCAAAGCAGCGTGCAGCAGTGGCAGCAGGGGGCGAGACGTCTCACGCTCGCCTCGAAGACCGGTGTGCCCTACGGGGCCATGTACGTCAGGTCGGATGGCCGGGCGCTGCTGGTGCTGGACAGACAGGCCGCACCGGGGCAGGTGTATCAGGCGTGGGGACGGCGGACGAGCGGGCCGCGTGCGGGCGTACCGACCAGCCTGGGGCTGACGGGCGGCACGGTGCTGGAGGTGTCGTGGCGCGGGTACGACTCGGTGGGCGTGAGCACCGAACCCGCCGGGGGTAGCCCGGCCCCGACCCACCCACTGGGCCGCACCCGGCTGCCCGAACTCTGA
- a CDS encoding YncE family protein, with the protein MSNHFIRTLTLCSALFLSAPVFAQSVGDRVYTADQSSNTVSVIDPVALKLLGVISLGTQAPAALSPLYKGELLVHGLGFSPDGKTLAAVSIGSNSVTLIDTATNAVRGKVYLGRSPHEAFFTPDGRELWVAVRGENYVSVVDPVHFTETRRIPVPDGPGMVLFNPKAPYAYVPSSFTPELSVIDTRTYRVVARVPQASPFSPNLAVSPQGDQVWFTLKDSGKTQVMRARPPFDITATLDSGPVTNHVALADTPTGRFAYVTVGGLNVVKVYTRDAAPRLVATIPTGALPHGAWAAPDGKRVYVGLEAADQVQIIDTASNTVTGQVPTGQLPQALVYVPGAVRSGAGTAHLQPLDSTKATLTLTLTSGSAARATVSVNPLGLVDLVQIVATGLTPNTAYVLRLTGPTGQAQDLAALMTTAQGGVTAQTIGPVKQLLNAPQGAGQLSVVAKVGGATVLVQSK; encoded by the coding sequence ATGTCAAACCACTTCATCCGCACCCTGACTCTATGTTCTGCACTCTTCCTTTCGGCCCCCGTCTTCGCTCAGTCGGTGGGTGACCGGGTGTACACCGCTGACCAGAGTTCCAATACCGTCTCGGTCATTGACCCAGTCGCCCTCAAACTGTTGGGCGTCATTTCGCTGGGCACACAGGCGCCCGCCGCACTCTCACCACTGTACAAAGGGGAATTGCTGGTTCACGGCCTCGGCTTCTCACCCGACGGAAAGACCTTGGCTGCCGTCTCCATAGGCTCGAACTCAGTGACTTTGATTGATACCGCCACCAACGCGGTGCGCGGCAAGGTCTACCTGGGCCGCAGTCCCCACGAGGCGTTCTTCACCCCGGACGGACGTGAACTGTGGGTGGCCGTGCGTGGCGAGAACTACGTCTCCGTCGTCGATCCCGTGCATTTTACCGAAACGCGCCGTATTCCTGTTCCGGACGGCCCTGGCATGGTGCTGTTCAATCCGAAAGCGCCTTACGCCTATGTGCCTTCGAGTTTCACCCCGGAACTGAGTGTCATCGACACGCGCACGTACCGGGTCGTGGCGCGGGTCCCGCAGGCCAGCCCATTCAGCCCGAATCTGGCGGTCAGTCCGCAGGGCGATCAGGTCTGGTTCACCCTCAAAGACAGCGGCAAAACGCAGGTCATGCGGGCGCGCCCACCCTTCGACATCACGGCGACGCTGGACAGCGGCCCCGTCACCAACCATGTCGCCCTGGCCGATACACCCACGGGCCGCTTCGCCTATGTCACTGTGGGCGGCCTGAACGTCGTCAAGGTATATACGCGCGACGCTGCGCCCCGGCTGGTGGCGACCATTCCGACGGGGGCACTCCCCCATGGTGCCTGGGCCGCGCCGGACGGGAAACGGGTGTACGTAGGACTGGAAGCGGCAGACCAGGTCCAGATCATCGACACAGCCAGCAACACGGTGACTGGTCAGGTTCCCACCGGGCAGTTGCCACAGGCGCTGGTCTATGTGCCCGGCGCAGTGCGCTCAGGTGCGGGCACAGCTCACTTACAGCCCCTGGACAGCACGAAAGCCACACTGACCCTGACCTTGACTTCCGGGAGCGCAGCCCGGGCCACCGTCAGCGTCAATCCCCTGGGCCTGGTCGATCTGGTGCAGATCGTCGCGACAGGACTGACCCCGAATACGGCGTATGTGCTGCGCCTGACCGGGCCAACGGGGCAGGCGCAGGACCTCGCCGCCCTGATGACCACGGCCCAGGGCGGCGTGACCGCACAGACCATCGGGCCAGTCAAGCAGCTCCTGAATGCCCCGCAGGGTGCCGGTCAGCTGAGCGTGGTGGCCAAAGTAGGCGGGGCGACCGTGCTGGTGCAGAGCAAGTGA
- the copM gene encoding CopM family metallochaperone: MRRVALVLLLTGGAFAAGNTFQGLMDSAMMRMHAGMHAATPSGNPDRDFLTMMIPHHQGAVDAAKAELLYGKDPQVRRLAQEILTEQALEIDYMHRLLESRTAALQGQNQP, from the coding sequence GTGAGGCGGGTCGCCCTTGTCCTGCTGCTCACCGGCGGCGCGTTCGCTGCGGGCAATACCTTCCAGGGTCTGATGGACTCGGCCATGATGCGGATGCACGCGGGTATGCACGCGGCGACGCCTTCCGGCAACCCGGACCGTGATTTCCTGACCATGATGATTCCGCATCACCAGGGGGCAGTGGACGCCGCAAAGGCCGAGCTCCTCTACGGGAAGGACCCGCAGGTGCGGCGACTGGCCCAGGAAATCCTGACGGAACAGGCGCTGGAGATCGATTACATGCACCGACTTCTGGAGTCCAGAACAGCGGCTCTGCAGGGGCAGAATCAGCCCTGA
- a CDS encoding DUF190 domain-containing protein: MSGAEPLCLLRCYTRAGDQLEGRPLADVVIETARALDLTLAFAQHGAGGFGRRGQVANPILLEMRPAQQPIIVQILGQLTQLDALLINLHTRGLPDRLCVLEPFAAFDVQG; encoded by the coding sequence ATGAGTGGGGCTGAACCACTGTGTTTGCTGCGCTGTTATACGCGTGCCGGAGATCAGTTGGAAGGTCGGCCTCTGGCAGATGTCGTCATCGAGACCGCCCGTGCCCTTGACCTGACACTGGCGTTTGCCCAGCACGGAGCAGGCGGATTTGGACGGCGCGGTCAGGTCGCCAACCCCATCCTTCTGGAGATGCGCCCGGCCCAGCAGCCCATCATCGTTCAAATTCTCGGCCAACTGACTCAGTTGGACGCCCTGTTGATCAACCTGCACACCAGGGGTCTCCCTGACCGACTGTGCGTACTTGAACCCTTCGCGGCCTTCGATGTTCAGGGATAG
- a CDS encoding DUF190 domain-containing protein gives MTWQDAELLRCYLGSTDKVGSETAYDWLVSTAQRAGLPGATVTHGSIGYGQDGQIHRNRAFQWAPDLPVVVECVASTTQLETFLAEVALTLPDLLITRQAVRRLMRRGEHR, from the coding sequence ATGACGTGGCAGGATGCAGAGTTGCTCCGCTGCTACTTGGGCAGCACCGACAAAGTGGGCAGCGAAACGGCTTACGATTGGCTGGTCTCTACAGCACAGCGGGCAGGCCTTCCTGGAGCCACCGTCACCCACGGGAGTATCGGCTATGGCCAGGATGGCCAGATTCACCGCAACCGCGCTTTTCAGTGGGCCCCTGACCTTCCTGTGGTTGTCGAATGCGTCGCCTCCACCACGCAGCTGGAAACGTTCCTGGCCGAGGTGGCCCTGACCTTGCCTGATCTCCTGATCACCCGCCAGGCGGTTCGTCGCCTGATGCGGCGCGGTGAACATCGATGA
- the crcB gene encoding fluoride efflux transporter CrcB, which translates to MPIWIGIALGGACGALARYGLNLVIQTRLGPTAWAAFPLGTLVINVLGCFLLGLVIALNARGLVSAEWRLAFGTGFVGAFTTFSTFTWESDLLLRSGESLRASLYIVGNLVLGYVAVLLGRWVAIRLEGGL; encoded by the coding sequence ATGCCCATCTGGATAGGAATTGCACTTGGCGGCGCCTGCGGTGCACTGGCGCGTTACGGTCTCAATCTGGTGATCCAGACCCGGCTCGGCCCTACGGCCTGGGCCGCGTTTCCGCTCGGGACGCTGGTGATCAATGTGCTGGGCTGTTTTCTCCTGGGGCTAGTGATTGCCCTGAACGCCCGGGGTCTGGTCAGTGCCGAGTGGCGTCTGGCTTTCGGAACCGGCTTCGTCGGGGCCTTCACGACCTTCAGCACGTTCACCTGGGAAAGTGATCTGCTCCTGCGCAGCGGCGAAAGTCTGCGCGCCTCGCTCTACATCGTCGGCAATCTGGTGTTGGGCTACGTGGCCGTCCTGCTCGGGCGCTGGGTGGCCATCCGGCTCGAAGGTGGATTATGA
- a CDS encoding recombinase family protein: MQLGYARVSKQQDQDTAAQLRALKDAEVERVFTEHASGGRWDRPELHKLLAQLRPGDIVVVWKLDRLSRSLKDVLHLMEKIETAGAGFRSLTEAIDTTTPAGRMMMQMVGAFAEFERAMIRERTRAGLEQARREGRVGGRKRKLTSTQEQEIRDAVNSGRHTAAQCARLFKVHPSTILRLLRRAA; this comes from the coding sequence ATGCAGCTTGGGTACGCTCGCGTCAGCAAACAGCAGGATCAGGACACCGCCGCCCAACTCCGCGCCCTGAAAGATGCCGAAGTCGAGCGCGTATTCACCGAACACGCGTCCGGGGGCCGCTGGGATCGACCTGAATTACACAAGTTGCTCGCCCAGCTCCGGCCAGGCGATATCGTCGTCGTCTGGAAGCTGGATCGGCTCAGCCGCAGCCTGAAGGATGTCCTGCACCTGATGGAGAAGATCGAAACTGCTGGTGCAGGCTTTCGCAGTCTCACCGAAGCCATTGACACCACGACACCAGCAGGCCGGATGATGATGCAGATGGTCGGGGCGTTCGCCGAGTTCGAGCGGGCCATGATCCGCGAGCGCACCAGGGCCGGACTGGAGCAGGCCCGGCGGGAAGGCCGGGTGGGCGGCCGCAAACGCAAGCTCACCTCCACACAAGAGCAGGAAATCCGTGACGCGGTGAACTCTGGGCGGCACACTGCGGCGCAGTGTGCGCGGCTCTTCAAGGTGCATCCCAGTACCATTCTCCGTCTCCTGCGCCGCGCCGCCTGA